TCCCTCGATCTTGGCAAGGACGGTTTTCATGCCGTGGACTCGCTGCTCGGCCGGGCTGCAAAAGAAGGGCTCGTGCCGGAGATTGATCTGAAGCGGCTGCGGCTTGGTGAATAAATCGAAGATCTTGCTTTTTGACATGCCGGAGTAAGCAAAACCGTCAGGACCTGAGTCACACTCAGTTCCTGACGGTTTTTTGTTGTACGTTGAATCAGCTGCTTCTCGCGTGTTCCGGTTCCTCGGACGGTAGCCGGAAGGTAATCAGGAAGGCGACGGTTGCGATGATGAATAATAACAGAAAGACTGTGGAGAGCCCCGAGGCGAGGACATCCGCCGGTGCACTTGCTTCACCGCCGTACCCGCCGATGTACTGATTGAGGGTGGCTCCGAGGATCGTGATCCCGAGCGTCTGGCCGAGTGTCCTGAGAAAGGCGTTTGAGGACGAGGCCGCTCCGCGGTTGGTCCAGTCAACGGAGGACTGAACGATGACGGTGAACATCGTCATGGCAAGCCCGAACCCGGCCCCGACGAAGAACATTATGATAACGAGCAGCCAATTTGGTGTCGCGGCAGTGACGAAGGTCATCGCGAGCGTACTGAGCATGATGAGTCCTGTGCCGCCAATGCAGACCGGTTTCGCTCCGAACTGTTTGAGGAGCCGGCTGCTCATAAAGGCTGCGATCGGCCAGCCGAGGGACATCGGGATGAGCGTGAGGCCCGAGAAGATGGCCGCCAGGCCGAGCACCCCCTGTACCCAGAGAGGAAGATAGGCGGTGAGACCGATCAGGATCATGCCGAGCATGAGGCTCGCGAGATTGGCCGTTAACAGATGCTGGTTTTTCAAGAGATGGAGCGGAACCATTGGCTCGGCTGTCCTGATCTGAATCCGGACAAACAGAACGAGAAACAGTCCGGCAATCAGAAACAGGCTGTACATGAGCGGGTCCGTCCATGCAATGTCGGTCCCTCCTGAGAGAAGGGCGTACAGCAGGGCGCCGGTCCCGATGATGAACGTCAGAGCGCCTTTGTAATCAATGCGCCGTTTTTTCTTTTCAATCTGTTCCTGCAGGTGCC
This genomic window from [Bacillus] selenitireducens MLS10 contains:
- a CDS encoding MDR family MFS transporter produces the protein MDTYQKKIIVALLIATFLAAVEVTVISTAMPSITSDLGGMDKISWVFAAYLLTYAVMTPIFGKLADLFGRKRVFIGGVSVFLLGSVLCGFSQSMEQLIFFRAIQGIGAGALTPMTFTIVGDVFQYEQRAKAQAIIGSIWGVAGIFGPLVGGFFVDFLTWHWIFFINVPFGLVAMHLVGRHLQEQIEKKKRRIDYKGALTFIIGTGALLYALLSGGTDIAWTDPLMYSLFLIAGLFLVLFVRIQIRTAEPMVPLHLLKNQHLLTANLASLMLGMILIGLTAYLPLWVQGVLGLAAIFSGLTLIPMSLGWPIAAFMSSRLLKQFGAKPVCIGGTGLIMLSTLAMTFVTAATPNWLLVIIMFFVGAGFGLAMTMFTVIVQSSVDWTNRGAASSSNAFLRTLGQTLGITILGATLNQYIGGYGGEASAPADVLASGLSTVFLLLFIIATVAFLITFRLPSEEPEHARSS